The window GCTCGTTCTCGTAGCACTGGAAGGGCTGCTCGCCGCAGATAACGCACTCGTACTGGCAATTATGGTAAAACATCTTCCTGATGAGGAGCGTAAAAAAGCACTGTTTTATGGATTGGCCGGGGCGTTTGTCTTCAGATTCGGGTCGCTTTTTGTCATCTCTTATCTGGTGGACATCTGGCAGGTACAAGCCATTGGCGCAATTTATCTGCTGTTTATAGCGGGGAATCACATTTTCCGGAAAGTGCTGTTTAAGAAGCCAGTTACGGATGAAGCCAATGAGAGCGGCACTTCTGAAGCCGTCGATAAAAAGAAGTCCAGCTTCTGGTTCACTGTTCTGAAGGTAGAAGTAGCAGACATTGCATTTGCGGTCGATTCGATCCTGGCGGCAGTAGCCCTTGCGGTTGCGCTTCCGGCCAGCGGTATCCGCAACATCGGCGGACTCGACGGCGGACAGTTCCTGGTTATTTTTGCCGGCGGCTTCATCGGTCTGGTAATTATGCGGTTCGCGGCTTCCTTCTTCGTCAAGCTGTTGCATTCCCGTCCCGGTCTTGAAGTGGCTGCATTCTTCATCGTCGGCTGGGTCGGCGTTAAGCTGGCTGTTATTACACTGGCTCACCCCTCCCTGGGTGTTTTGTCCGAGGAATTCGCCCACAGCACCTGGTGGAAAGCAACCTTCTATGTCGTGCTTGTTATCATCGCAGCTACAGGCTGGTTCATGAGTAACCACAAAGTTGAAGAGCATGAAGGCGAGAATCCGGTTAAAGAGGTTGATCAACAGCTTGGCAAATAAAAAAATATCCCGTTAAAACAATAACCCGGAAGATACACACCAGCACAGGTGTAATCTTCCGGGTTATTTGCTTACCGCTTCAATTGGCTGTCCTTGACCGGCACTCCGAAATCCGGAGTGCCGTCCGGGTTCCAGCGGAAGACCTGGGCCCGCGTATGGCGGTTCGGATCATACAGCGGATCGCCGGTAATCTCCTTATAGTTCCGGGCATGGTAGATAAGCACATCTTCCCCGTGCTCATTGACGGTAAAGCTGTTATGCCCCGGCCCGTATTGCCCGTTCTCCTCGGATGTGCAGAATACCGGCTCCGGTGATTTGGACCAGGATGCTGCATCCAGAAGATCGCTGTCTTCATCGGCTGCCAGCAGCCCCATACAATAATTGTAATCGGTAGCGCTGGCCGAGTAGCTGATAAAGATCCGCCCGTTACGCTTGATGACCGCAGCCCCTTCATTGACGCTGAAGCCGATAACCTCCCAGGGATACTGCGGAGTGGAAATCATCGTCTGCTTCCCCTGCAAGGTCCACGGATTGCTCATTTCAGAAATATAGAGATTAGAATTCCCCGGAATCTCCGGATCCTTCTGCGCCCAGACATAATACAATACACCCTTGTGCTGAAAGGTTGTCGCATCCAGCGCGAACGATTCCCACGCAGTTTTCACTTGGCCCTTCTCAGTCCATTCGCCTTCCAGCGGGTTCACAGCATCGTTCTCCAGCACATACATGCGGTGATCGAACAGCCCTTCATTCGTCTCCGTTGTATGCGCTGCAGCAAAGTAAATATACCATTTGCCGGAGATGTAATGAATTTCGGGCGCCCAAATATTGGCGCTAAGCATCCCGGTCTCATACTTACGCCAGGCTACTGCCGGCACCGCATCAGGCAATCCCTCAAGCGTCAGCGATCTTCTTACCTCAATCCGGTCATACTCCGGTACCGAAGCCGTGAAATAATAATAACCGTCTGAATGTTTATACACCCAAGGATCAGCGCGTTGCTCTACCAGCGGATTGACATACTCTTGGTTCCTAGGCATGATCAGTTCTCCTTTTCAATAGCGGCTCTTAAGCTTGCCTCTGTTTCCGTCCTCAAGGTATCATAACGTTTATTTCTTGTAAATATAAATTTATTAATAATTTTATAAACACAATCTAAATACCGACTAATCATTAGTCTTTTAAGTCGAAAAAAACTCTAAAAAAGGGCCCGTTATAGAATATATGAGTTATTGTTTTATATATGAATGAAATATATTAAATAAATGTATATAAATATCAGGTTTCACTCAAACGGCTTAATCAACTTCCCCTTAACCATACCAATGACAGCGATCTGACTTTTTTACATTCACATTTCTCTGGTTCAGTATACCTATTCCCCTGCAGCCTGTCCCCGGATTATGGATAATTCTAACCTTTTCACACAAATTCGAACGTTGCACTATTTACCACTGATCGTATGAAAATATAAGCTAAGTTATGAGCATGAAGGCTTGTCTGCTAAGCAGACTGTCAGCCCTATAATTCAACAGGCAGGAGCTAAAATAATGACTATACCGGGCACCGCCCCAATAACGAAAGACCCTTCTTGGCTGAACGATTTCCGGATGGATCAGGTTCAGGTTACCGATCCCTATTGTGTTAACGCCTTCTCCAAAGAGGTGCTTTATCTCAAAAGCTATGACCTTGACCGGCTGATTGCCGGCTTCCGCGAGAACCGGGGGCTGCCGGCAAAAAGCGAAAAATACCCCGGCTGGGAAAGCACAGAAATCCGCGGCCATACGCTGGGCCATTATCTGACTGCGTTGTCCCAGGCTTACCAGACCACCCGTAACGGCCACCTTCTTGAGCGGCTGGAGTATGTCATAGGAGAGCTTGCGCTCTGCCAATTTGAGAGCGGTTACCTGTCGGCTTTTCCTGAACAATTATTTGATAATGTTGAGAACAAACAACCTGCCTGGGTGCCTTGGTACACAATGCACAAGATCATAGCCGGATTAACCGCTGTATACAATGCCACCGGCAGTAAAACTGCCTATTCGATTGTCACCGGCCTTGGTAACTGGGTGCATCAGCGCAGCTCAGGCTGGTCGGCGGAAATTCAGGAGCGGGTATTGTCAGTAGAATACGGCGGGATGAATGATTGCCTCTATGAGCTGTACAAAATCTCAGGGGATGAGCGCCACTTACAGGCCGCCCACATGTTCGACGAGCTGACCCTGTTCACTCCGGTTCATGAGGGCCGGGATATTCTGAAGGGCAAGCATGCCAATACCACCATCCCGAAATTCCTCGGGGCGCTGAACCGGTACCGGGTGCTGGGTGAGAGCGAACGCTTTTACCTGGAGGCTGTGCAGCAGTTCTGGGAAATGGTCGTCTTCCATCACAGCTATATTACAGGCGGGAACAGCGAATGGGAGCATTTCGGCGACCCGGATATTCTGGATGCGGAACGCTCGAACTTCACGGCCGAGACCTGCAACACTTACAATATGCTGAAGCTGAGCCGGGAATTGTTCAAGATAACTGGGGAAGCCAAGTATATGGATTTCTATGAAAATACGTTCATTAACGCGATTCTTTCCTCGCAGAACCCGCATACCGGAATGACGATGTATTTTCAGCCGATGGCTACGGGGTACTTCAAGGTGTACAGCTCCCCCTTCGACCATTTCTGGTGCTGCACCGGAACCGGCATGGAGAGTTTCACCAAACTGAATGACAGCATCTATTTCTATGGCGGCAGCAGCATTTATGTGAACCAATATATTAGCTCCGAGCTGATCTCTGAGGAATACGGCATTGAGCTGACTCAAACAGCAAATCTTCCGTACAAGGACACTGCTGAATTCAAGATCCGCACGCTCAAGGGCAGTGAACAGTCCTTCGCTCTGCATCTGCGTTTGCCGGACTGGACCGCCGGAGATATTGAGATTACGCTGAACGGGCAGCCGCAGCCTCTTCATCTCTCGGGACGTTATACCGTTCTGGACAGACTGTGGACTGATGGGGATACGCTCAGTATCCGCCTGCCGATGAAGCCGTCGTACCATACCTTGCCGGATGCGCCTAATGTGGCAGCTTTCAAATATGGCCCGGTTGTACTGAGCGCTGCACTGGGAACCGAGGACCTCGCAGAATCCGCTACCGGCGTGGCAGTCAGTGTGCCGACCCGCAACATGCTGGTGAAGGACTTCATCACCCCTGCACAGCAAAGTGTAAGCAGCTGGCTGGATAAGTTTGAAGAGAACTTTGTCCAGAAGGGCGGGGAGCTGACCTTTGTTCTCCGCAATACCGATGAAGATAACCGGCTGGAATTCACCCCGCATTACAAGCAGCATGCTGAGCGGTACGGGATTTACTGGAATCTGGTCGAAGCCGATTCAACGGAGCTGCAGGAGCATATTCTGCAGAGCAAGCAGCGTCAGCGCATACAGGAAGCTACTATCGACAGCCTGCCTGTCGGTAACGACCAGTACGAGCTGGAGCACAGAATCAAAGGTGAGAACACCTCGGTCGCTACCTGGGACGGATATAACATCAGACAGGCGGAGAACAACGGCTGGTTCAGCTATCAGCTTAAAGTTCTTCCGCACAAGGATAACTACCTGGCGGTCACTTACTTCTCCGGCAGCAACGGCAGAACCATCGACATTTATGTACAGGGCGAGCTGCTGGTAAGCGATACGCTGATGACCGATAAGGCGCGGTCTTTCTATACGAAAAGCTATCTGATTCCTGCAGACACTATCAAAGACAGCACCGAGCTTGAGGTCAAATTTGTCATTCCGGGCGAGATGAACGGTATATTCGACCTGCTGCGGACGATGACAGACTTCGATCACAGTGCAGCACTCCACAGTCTGAGCTTTGATACAGGATCACTTGATCAGCCGTTCGCAGGCGATCTTACAAGCTATACGTTGACGGTTCCGGCCGGTACACAAACCGTTGAGCTGCGCGCCGTGCCGGCACACAAAAATGCCTTAATCTACTGCGGAGACATTCTAATTGAAGACACACAAC of the Paenibacillus pedocola genome contains:
- a CDS encoding TerC family protein, whose protein sequence is MDWGLLLEYGWVLLVLVALEGLLAADNALVLAIMVKHLPDEERKKALFYGLAGAFVFRFGSLFVISYLVDIWQVQAIGAIYLLFIAGNHIFRKVLFKKPVTDEANESGTSEAVDKKKSSFWFTVLKVEVADIAFAVDSILAAVALAVALPASGIRNIGGLDGGQFLVIFAGGFIGLVIMRFAASFFVKLLHSRPGLEVAAFFIVGWVGVKLAVITLAHPSLGVLSEEFAHSTWWKATFYVVLVIIAATGWFMSNHKVEEHEGENPVKEVDQQLGK
- a CDS encoding glycoside hydrolase family 43 protein encodes the protein MPRNQEYVNPLVEQRADPWVYKHSDGYYYFTASVPEYDRIEVRRSLTLEGLPDAVPAVAWRKYETGMLSANIWAPEIHYISGKWYIYFAAAHTTETNEGLFDHRMYVLENDAVNPLEGEWTEKGQVKTAWESFALDATTFQHKGVLYYVWAQKDPEIPGNSNLYISEMSNPWTLQGKQTMISTPQYPWEVIGFSVNEGAAVIKRNGRIFISYSASATDYNYCMGLLAADEDSDLLDAASWSKSPEPVFCTSEENGQYGPGHNSFTVNEHGEDVLIYHARNYKEITGDPLYDPNRHTRAQVFRWNPDGTPDFGVPVKDSQLKR
- a CDS encoding beta-L-arabinofuranosidase domain-containing protein; protein product: MTIPGTAPITKDPSWLNDFRMDQVQVTDPYCVNAFSKEVLYLKSYDLDRLIAGFRENRGLPAKSEKYPGWESTEIRGHTLGHYLTALSQAYQTTRNGHLLERLEYVIGELALCQFESGYLSAFPEQLFDNVENKQPAWVPWYTMHKIIAGLTAVYNATGSKTAYSIVTGLGNWVHQRSSGWSAEIQERVLSVEYGGMNDCLYELYKISGDERHLQAAHMFDELTLFTPVHEGRDILKGKHANTTIPKFLGALNRYRVLGESERFYLEAVQQFWEMVVFHHSYITGGNSEWEHFGDPDILDAERSNFTAETCNTYNMLKLSRELFKITGEAKYMDFYENTFINAILSSQNPHTGMTMYFQPMATGYFKVYSSPFDHFWCCTGTGMESFTKLNDSIYFYGGSSIYVNQYISSELISEEYGIELTQTANLPYKDTAEFKIRTLKGSEQSFALHLRLPDWTAGDIEITLNGQPQPLHLSGRYTVLDRLWTDGDTLSIRLPMKPSYHTLPDAPNVAAFKYGPVVLSAALGTEDLAESATGVAVSVPTRNMLVKDFITPAQQSVSSWLDKFEENFVQKGGELTFVLRNTDEDNRLEFTPHYKQHAERYGIYWNLVEADSTELQEHILQSKQRQRIQEATIDSLPVGNDQYELEHRIKGENTSVATWDGYNIRQAENNGWFSYQLKVLPHKDNYLAVTYFSGSNGRTIDIYVQGELLVSDTLMTDKARSFYTKSYLIPADTIKDSTELEVKFVIPGEMNGIFDLLRTMTDFDHSAALHSLSFDTGSLDQPFAGDLTSYTLTVPAGTQTVELRAVPAHKNALIYCGDILIEDTQPRTVFLQENSTQVNLTVKAEDHVTRQEYSITILKAPAIQ